In Streptomyces sp. NBC_01707, a genomic segment contains:
- a CDS encoding Fpg/Nei family DNA glycosylase, producing MPEGHTIHRLAADHRDRFVGGPVRVSSPQGRFSDSAALLDGRAFTGVDAHGKHLFLGFEDAGWIHIHLGLFGKLHFGTTPVPPPTDTVRLRLANDDHHADLRGPTTCALITEPEKRAIHDRLGPDPLRADEDGERAWRRISRSRITVAALLMDQKVIAGVGNVYRAEVLFRHGIDPYRQGKDLTRAEWDAIWADLVTLMRAGVRNNRIDTVRPEHMPEAMGRAPRVDDHGGEVYVYRRARQGCHICGTEIRAADLAARNLFWCPTCQRA from the coding sequence GTGCCCGAGGGACACACGATCCATCGCCTGGCCGCGGACCACCGCGACCGGTTCGTGGGTGGGCCGGTGCGGGTCAGCAGCCCGCAGGGCAGGTTCTCGGACAGTGCGGCGCTCCTCGACGGCCGTGCGTTCACCGGCGTCGACGCGCACGGCAAGCACCTGTTCCTCGGCTTCGAGGACGCCGGATGGATCCACATCCACCTCGGCCTGTTCGGCAAGCTCCACTTCGGTACGACACCCGTTCCGCCGCCCACGGACACCGTCCGTCTGCGCCTGGCCAACGACGACCACCACGCGGACCTGCGCGGACCGACCACCTGCGCCCTCATCACGGAACCCGAGAAGCGCGCGATACACGACCGGCTGGGCCCGGACCCGCTGCGGGCCGACGAGGACGGCGAACGCGCCTGGCGGCGGATCTCGCGCAGCCGCATCACGGTGGCCGCGCTGCTGATGGACCAGAAGGTCATCGCGGGCGTCGGCAACGTCTACCGGGCGGAGGTCCTGTTCCGGCACGGCATCGACCCGTACCGCCAGGGCAAGGACCTCACCCGTGCGGAGTGGGACGCGATCTGGGCGGACCTGGTGACACTGATGCGTGCGGGCGTACGGAACAACCGGATCGACACGGTGCGTCCGGAGCACATGCCGGAGGCGATGGGGCGGGCGCCGCGGGTGGACGACCACGGGGGCGAGGTGTACGTGTACCGGCGGGCTCGGCAGGGGTGCCACATATGCGGCACGGAGATCCGCGCGGCGGACCTGGCGGCCCGCAACCTCTTCTGGTGTCCGACCTGCCAGCGCGCCTAA
- the tig gene encoding trigger factor, which yields MKSAVETLNPTRVRLSIEVPFEELKDSLDAAYKKINQQVTVKGFRKGKIPNRVIDQRFGRGAVLEEAVNDALPKFYTEAVNEGELNVLGQPEVDITELKDGELLAFTAEVDVRPAIEIPDYSGIEVTVDALEVSDEDVEKAVEQLRGRFASTNPVERAAADGDVVTIDLQAKVDGEVLEDGVAEGVSYTIGSGELLDGIDAAVTGLEAGGEATFTSELKGGSAEGKEAEVTVKVTAVAARELPELDDEFAQMASEFDTLEELKADSRKRLENTKQYDQATQAQERVLDELLKLAEVPIPEKLLADEVQTRKHNLEHHQLGQMGLTLEKYLEIQGKTLEEFETETSEQAVKGIKTQFILDELVNKEKLNVNQEELTEHLMRRAASSGMSPDQFAQAVVEGGQVPMLVGEVARGKALAVVVEAAKVVDTNGELVELEDDEEEAIETVEAAEGHTEAADEEKTEA from the coding sequence GTGAAGAGCGCCGTGGAGACCCTGAACCCGACTCGGGTTCGGCTCAGCATCGAGGTGCCCTTCGAGGAGCTCAAGGACAGCCTCGACGCGGCGTACAAGAAGATCAACCAGCAGGTCACGGTGAAGGGCTTCCGTAAGGGCAAGATCCCCAACCGCGTCATCGACCAGCGGTTCGGCCGTGGTGCTGTGCTGGAGGAGGCCGTCAACGACGCCCTCCCGAAGTTCTACACCGAGGCTGTCAACGAGGGTGAGCTCAACGTTCTGGGCCAGCCCGAGGTCGACATCACCGAGCTGAAGGACGGCGAGCTGCTGGCCTTCACCGCCGAGGTCGACGTGCGCCCCGCGATCGAGATCCCGGACTACTCCGGCATCGAGGTCACCGTGGACGCCCTCGAGGTCAGCGACGAGGACGTCGAGAAGGCCGTGGAGCAGCTCCGTGGCCGCTTCGCCTCCACCAACCCGGTCGAGCGCGCCGCCGCGGACGGCGACGTCGTGACGATCGACCTGCAGGCCAAGGTCGACGGCGAGGTCCTGGAGGACGGCGTGGCCGAGGGTGTCTCGTACACCATCGGTTCCGGCGAGCTCCTCGACGGCATCGACGCGGCCGTCACCGGCCTGGAGGCGGGTGGCGAGGCCACCTTCACCTCCGAGCTGAAGGGTGGCTCGGCCGAGGGCAAGGAGGCCGAGGTCACCGTCAAGGTCACCGCCGTCGCCGCCCGTGAGCTCCCCGAGCTGGACGACGAGTTCGCCCAGATGGCGAGCGAGTTCGACACCCTCGAAGAGCTGAAGGCGGACAGCCGCAAGCGCCTCGAGAACACCAAGCAGTACGACCAGGCCACCCAGGCCCAGGAGCGCGTCCTCGACGAGCTGCTGAAGCTGGCCGAGGTCCCGATCCCCGAGAAGCTGCTCGCGGACGAGGTGCAGACCCGCAAGCACAACCTCGAGCACCACCAGCTCGGCCAGATGGGTCTGACCCTCGAGAAGTACCTGGAGATCCAGGGCAAGACCCTCGAGGAGTTCGAGACCGAGACCTCCGAGCAGGCGGTCAAGGGCATCAAGACCCAGTTCATCCTGGACGAGCTCGTCAACAAGGAGAAGCTGAACGTCAACCAGGAGGAGCTCACCGAGCACCTCATGCGGCGCGCTGCTTCCTCCGGCATGAGCCCCGACCAGTTCGCCCAGGCCGTCGTCGAGGGTGGCCAGGTGCCGATGCTCGTCGGCGAGGTCGCCCGCGGCAAGGCGCTCGCCGTGGTCGTCGAGGCCGCCAAGGTCGTCGACACCAACGGTGAGCTCGTCGAGCTCGAGGACGACGAGGAAGAGGCCATCGAGACGGTCGAGGCCGCCGAGGGTCACACCGAGGCCGCCGACGAGGAGAAGACCGAGGCCTGA
- a CDS encoding HD domain-containing protein: MPTPRTPLTLAEVEAAARSAHAGQQDKAGRPYAEHLAAVADGVRARGGSDDQIAAAWLHDAVEDDALSADWLAAAALPQPVKDMVLAVTKRDGEDVAAYTRRILATPGALLIKESDLAHNADPTRLAVLDPATRTRLTAKYAQVRALLGLDAGESPIEQPDPANTTKG; the protein is encoded by the coding sequence ATGCCCACGCCACGCACACCCCTGACCCTGGCCGAGGTCGAGGCCGCCGCCCGCAGCGCGCACGCCGGCCAGCAGGACAAGGCGGGACGCCCGTACGCCGAACACCTCGCCGCCGTCGCGGACGGTGTACGGGCCAGGGGCGGCAGCGACGACCAGATCGCCGCCGCGTGGCTGCACGACGCGGTCGAGGACGACGCGCTGTCCGCCGATTGGCTGGCGGCCGCCGCGCTGCCGCAGCCGGTCAAGGACATGGTCCTCGCCGTCACCAAACGGGACGGCGAGGATGTGGCGGCGTACACCCGGCGCATCCTCGCCACCCCCGGCGCCCTGCTGATCAAGGAATCCGACCTAGCCCACAACGCCGACCCGACCCGCCTCGCGGTTCTGGACCCGGCGACGCGTACCCGGCTGACCGCGAAATATGCGCAGGTACGCGCGCTGCTCGGACTCGACGCCGGCGAATCGCCCATCGAACAGCCGGATCCGGCCAACACCACGAAGGGCTGA
- a CDS encoding acyltransferase family protein: protein MFHAPNTFQRAPLPPATRESEPRRQGGTTLTAAPPVPVANRPSAAAPTKRRDAYFDNAKYLAIVLVAVAHAWVPVMDGSRTARALYMVAYTFHMPAFIIISGYFSRSFDMSAKKMKRLVTGVAVPYVVFETAYSLFKRYADDSPDHPISLIDPWFLTWFLAALFIWRLTTPVWQALRHPLPVALVIAVLASFSPTIGDDLDLQRVLQFLPYFVLGLQLKPEHFQLMRRREVRMLALPLFAGAALFAYWAAPRMQLGWFYRSNSAPEMGAPWWSGAVMTLMMFGCALLLTIGFLAWVPRRHMWFTVLGAGTICGYLLHGFLVKGAGYVGLFDRYEWLASPGGLVVVSLFAAAAVTLLCTPPVRRVLRCVTEPDMDWAFRRDAAKL from the coding sequence ATGTTCCACGCTCCGAACACATTTCAGAGGGCCCCGCTCCCCCCAGCGACCCGGGAGTCGGAGCCCAGACGCCAGGGCGGCACGACCCTCACCGCGGCTCCCCCCGTACCGGTGGCGAACCGGCCTTCGGCGGCCGCGCCGACGAAGCGGCGTGACGCCTACTTCGACAACGCCAAATATCTGGCGATCGTGCTGGTCGCGGTGGCGCACGCGTGGGTGCCGGTGATGGACGGGAGCCGGACCGCCCGGGCGCTGTACATGGTTGCGTACACGTTTCACATGCCGGCCTTCATCATCATCTCCGGTTATTTCTCACGCTCGTTCGACATGAGCGCCAAGAAGATGAAACGCCTGGTCACCGGGGTCGCCGTGCCCTATGTGGTCTTCGAGACGGCCTACTCGCTCTTCAAGCGGTACGCGGACGACTCGCCGGACCATCCGATCAGCCTGATCGACCCGTGGTTCCTCACCTGGTTCCTGGCCGCGCTGTTCATCTGGCGGCTCACCACGCCCGTCTGGCAGGCGCTGCGCCACCCGCTGCCGGTCGCGCTCGTCATTGCCGTGCTCGCGTCGTTCTCCCCCACGATCGGTGACGACCTCGACCTCCAGCGGGTCCTGCAGTTCCTGCCGTACTTCGTGCTCGGACTCCAACTGAAGCCCGAGCACTTCCAGTTGATGCGTCGGCGTGAGGTGCGGATGCTGGCGCTGCCGCTGTTCGCCGGGGCCGCGTTGTTCGCGTACTGGGCGGCGCCGCGGATGCAGCTGGGCTGGTTCTACCGCAGCAACAGCGCCCCGGAGATGGGCGCCCCGTGGTGGTCGGGTGCGGTGATGACCCTGATGATGTTCGGTTGCGCGCTGCTGCTCACCATCGGGTTCCTGGCATGGGTGCCGCGTCGGCACATGTGGTTCACCGTTCTGGGCGCCGGGACGATCTGCGGCTATCTGCTGCACGGTTTCCTGGTCAAGGGCGCCGGCTACGTCGGGTTGTTCGACCGGTACGAGTGGCTGGCCTCGCCGGGCGGGCTGGTCGTCGTCTCGCTGTTCGCGGCCGCCGCGGTGACGCTGCTGTGCACCCCGCCGGTGCGACGGGTGCTGCGCTGCGTGACCGAGCCGGACATGGACTGGGCGTTCCGGCGGGACGCCGCCAAGCTCTGA
- a CDS encoding GNAT family N-acetyltransferase: MTTQLRVLRPSEWNEWFGSLELAFGGVVADSPEERELWEALTEHERSIGIWDGPDVVGTAGAFSFRLAVPGGALVPAAGVTMVSVASTHRRRGLLTSMMRRQLDDVRALGEPLAVLTASEPAIYGRFGYGSATRQMSLEIDTDRVRLTVPDGTDEVRLRYARPDEATTACEGVYERLVAGRPGTPAHGPGWERRALLDPASARRGASPLQCLLAERAGEVVGYSTFRIKPDWDTAGPKGRIAVDDLSALDPAAYAALWRFLFEIDLTSTVEARNRPVDDAVLHLVSDVRRCNIKLRDSLYVRLVELGAALEARAYRASVDVVFEVEDAFCPWNAGRWRLTADTKGGASCKRTDDPADLALSVRELGTVYLGGESLVSLARAGRVQELRTGAVAEAASAFSGMVEPWLPRGF, translated from the coding sequence ATGACTACTCAGCTGCGGGTGTTGCGTCCGTCCGAATGGAACGAATGGTTCGGGAGCCTGGAGCTCGCGTTCGGCGGAGTCGTCGCCGACTCTCCGGAGGAGCGCGAGCTCTGGGAGGCGCTGACCGAGCACGAGCGGTCGATCGGCATCTGGGACGGCCCGGACGTGGTCGGCACGGCGGGGGCCTTCAGCTTCCGGCTGGCGGTGCCCGGCGGCGCCCTGGTGCCCGCGGCCGGCGTGACGATGGTGAGTGTCGCGTCCACGCACCGCAGGCGCGGCCTGCTGACCTCGATGATGCGGCGTCAACTCGACGACGTGCGGGCACTGGGTGAACCCCTCGCCGTGCTGACGGCCTCGGAGCCCGCGATCTACGGCCGGTTCGGGTACGGGTCCGCCACGAGGCAGATGTCCCTGGAGATCGACACGGACCGGGTGCGGCTGACGGTGCCGGACGGCACGGACGAGGTACGTCTGCGGTACGCCAGGCCGGACGAGGCGACCACTGCGTGCGAGGGCGTGTACGAGCGGCTGGTGGCGGGGCGGCCGGGGACGCCTGCGCACGGGCCCGGCTGGGAACGGCGGGCTCTGCTCGACCCGGCGAGCGCGCGACGGGGGGCGTCGCCGCTGCAGTGCCTGCTGGCCGAGCGGGCGGGTGAGGTCGTCGGGTACTCGACGTTCCGCATCAAGCCGGACTGGGACACCGCGGGCCCCAAGGGCCGGATCGCCGTGGACGACCTGTCGGCGCTGGACCCTGCGGCGTACGCGGCGCTGTGGCGGTTCCTCTTCGAGATCGACCTGACGTCGACGGTCGAGGCACGGAACCGGCCGGTCGACGATGCGGTTCTGCATCTCGTCTCGGACGTACGCCGGTGCAACATCAAGCTGCGCGACTCGCTGTACGTACGGCTGGTGGAGCTCGGCGCGGCGCTGGAGGCGCGGGCGTACCGGGCGTCGGTGGACGTGGTGTTCGAGGTCGAGGACGCGTTCTGCCCGTGGAACGCGGGGCGTTGGCGGCTCACGGCCGACACGAAGGGCGGCGCGTCGTGCAAGCGGACGGATGACCCGGCGGATCTGGCGCTCTCCGTAAGGGAGCTGGGGACGGTGTACCTGGGCGGCGAATCGCTGGTCTCACTGGCGCGGGCCGGGCGGGTACAGGAGCTGCGGACGGGTGCGGTGGCGGAGGCGGCGTCGGCGTTCTCGGGCATGGTGGAGCCTTGGCTTCCGCGGGGGTTCTAG
- a CDS encoding PP2C family protein-serine/threonine phosphatase: protein MARRAGADSYPARLQKSAHRARIALRKSGVDYFRGDGSDWIALAGLLLTVPAITCGTLLNAVWCAPAALVLPIVAGGLLLRPASLLGLYGTAAAALIVESIALGPYSEGPARVTPGTVLVVAACGFFGLILAQFRARVGVPWRRGGTMLFDLRERIRVQSALPRLPQGWHREMALRPAGGQSFSGDFVVAARTNGGRTLEVVLTDVSGKGMDAGSRALLLSGAFGGLLGSLPPHGFLPAANAYLLRQDWDEGFATSIHLVLDLDSGDYELLSAGHPPALQLHAGSGRWEEKAAEGPLLGVYDGAQFDAVKGSLAPGDVLMLFTDGLVEASDRDIAEGIDRLTGEADRYVVTGFDGAAWHLIEACAKDVNDDRALLLLSRRS from the coding sequence ATGGCCCGTCGCGCAGGAGCAGACTCGTACCCGGCCCGATTGCAGAAATCGGCGCACCGGGCGCGCATAGCGCTGCGCAAATCCGGCGTCGACTACTTCCGTGGCGACGGCTCCGACTGGATCGCCCTGGCCGGCCTGCTGCTGACCGTCCCGGCCATCACCTGCGGCACGCTGCTGAACGCGGTGTGGTGCGCACCGGCAGCGCTCGTCCTGCCGATCGTCGCGGGCGGACTGCTGCTGCGACCGGCCAGCCTGCTCGGGCTGTACGGGACCGCCGCCGCAGCCCTGATCGTGGAGTCGATCGCGCTCGGCCCGTACTCGGAGGGTCCGGCCCGGGTGACCCCGGGCACCGTCCTGGTGGTCGCGGCGTGCGGATTCTTCGGACTGATCCTCGCCCAGTTCCGGGCCAGGGTCGGCGTCCCGTGGCGGCGCGGCGGCACCATGCTCTTCGACCTGCGCGAACGCATCCGTGTGCAGAGCGCCCTGCCGAGGCTGCCGCAGGGCTGGCACCGTGAGATGGCGCTGCGCCCGGCGGGCGGCCAGTCGTTCTCCGGCGACTTCGTCGTCGCGGCCCGCACCAACGGCGGCCGCACCCTGGAAGTCGTACTCACCGATGTCTCCGGCAAGGGCATGGACGCGGGATCCCGCGCGCTCCTGCTGTCCGGCGCGTTCGGCGGCCTGCTCGGCTCGCTGCCGCCGCACGGCTTCCTGCCCGCGGCCAACGCCTATCTGCTGCGCCAGGACTGGGACGAGGGCTTCGCCACCTCCATCCATCTGGTGCTGGACCTGGACTCGGGCGACTACGAGCTCCTCTCCGCCGGCCACCCGCCGGCCCTGCAACTGCACGCGGGCAGCGGTCGGTGGGAGGAGAAGGCTGCGGAGGGCCCGCTCCTGGGGGTGTACGACGGGGCACAGTTCGACGCGGTGAAGGGCTCACTGGCCCCCGGCGATGTGCTGATGCTCTTCACGGACGGCCTGGTGGAGGCGTCCGACCGGGACATCGCGGAGGGCATCGACCGGCTGACCGGCGAGGCCGACCGCTATGTCGTCACCGGCTTCGACGGCGCGGCCTGGCATCTGATCGAGGCGTGCGCGAAGGACGTCAACGACGACCGGGCGCTGCTGCTGCTGTCCCGCCGGTCCTGA
- a CDS encoding ribose-5-phosphate isomerase, with protein MRVYLGSDHAGFELKNHLVEWLTAQGHEAVDCGPHIYDAQDDYPPFCLRAAERTAADAGSLGIVIGGSGNGEQMAANKVKGVRAALAWSEQTAALGREHNDANVVAIGGRMHTVEESTKFVEIFLATPYSGEERHTRRIAMLTAYEATGELPPIPAHHPQQG; from the coding sequence ATGCGCGTGTACCTCGGCTCAGACCATGCCGGTTTCGAACTCAAGAACCACCTCGTCGAGTGGCTCACGGCCCAGGGCCACGAAGCCGTCGACTGTGGCCCCCACATCTACGACGCCCAGGACGACTACCCGCCGTTCTGCCTGCGCGCCGCCGAGAGGACGGCCGCGGACGCGGGCAGCCTCGGCATCGTGATCGGTGGCTCCGGCAACGGCGAGCAGATGGCCGCCAACAAGGTGAAGGGCGTACGTGCCGCACTCGCCTGGAGCGAGCAGACCGCCGCTCTCGGCCGCGAGCACAACGACGCCAATGTGGTGGCCATCGGTGGCCGCATGCACACCGTGGAGGAGTCGACGAAGTTCGTCGAGATCTTCCTCGCCACGCCGTACTCGGGTGAGGAGCGTCACACCCGCCGCATCGCGATGCTGACCGCCTACGAGGCGACGGGCGAGCTTCCCCCGATCCCGGCCCACCACCCGCAGCAGGGCTGA